The following proteins are encoded in a genomic region of Amphiura filiformis chromosome 11, Afil_fr2py, whole genome shotgun sequence:
- the LOC140164078 gene encoding mitogen-activated protein kinase kinase kinase 20-like → MAAPINQIKRNDLKFVKQIGEGGFSSVYQMTWTCPSLGPIEIAAKKLIKRDVKELDIMSGLDHPNIVKLIGVVDEQMEFMLILELCDRGSLRSYLKELNGGRLPDKQFYDWAEQAARTLEYLRQKHLVHKDVKSPNYMITVANTLKLGDFGITKNLEHTISHATESASWRWMAPELAEGILSPKYDIFGYGMVLWEMRTGMLPFQGLESQVVVMRVCYENERLPIPEDCPPTIKELMKQCWEANWRMRPNIKEVISVITATAASQEAPPTSPVGQWDDLTAPPIPPKATTAPVGQWDDLTAPSIPPKSNNSTSRAVGRFNSTTNTTKTTKTTKTTKTTRKTVE, encoded by the exons ATGGCTGCTCCTATCAATCAAATCAAGCGAAATGATTTGAAATTTGTGAAGCAAATAGGAGAAGGAGGCTTCAGTTCAGTCTACCAGATGACGTGGACATGTCCATCTTTAGGTCCTATAGAAATAGCTGCTAAGAAGTTGATAAAGCGGGATGTGAAAGAGCTGGATATTATGTCTGGCCTTGATCATCCCAATATAGTGAAGCTCATTGGTGTAGTTGATGAACAAATGGAATTCATGTTGATTCTAGAGCTATGTGATAGAGGTTCCCTGAGATCCTATCTCAAAGAACTTAATGGTGGACGTCTCCCTGATAAGCAATTTTATGACTGGGCGGAGCAAGCAGCTAGAACCCTAGAGTATCTAAGACAAAAGCATTTGGTGCACAAAGATGTTAAATCCCCCAATTACATGATAACAGTAGCAAATACCTTGAAACTAGGTGATTTCGGAATAACTAAGAACCTTGAACATACCATTAGCCATGCTACTGAGTCTGCATCATGGCGCTGGATGGCTCCAGAACTAGCAGAAGGCATACTATCTCCTAAATACGACATATTCGGGTACGGAATGGTGCTGTGGGAAATGCGGACAGGAATGCTTCCATTCCAAGGCCTGGAGTCACAAGTTGTTGTCATGAGAGTATGTTATGAGAATGAACGCCTTCCCATTCCAGAAGACTGCCCTCCAACAATTAAAGAATTGATGAAGCAATGCTGGGAAGCCAATTGGAGAATGCGTCCTAACATAAAGGAAGTGATATCTGTG ATTACAGCAACAGCAGCATCTCAAGAAGCACCACCAACATCACCAGTAGGGCAGTGGGATGATTTAACAGCACCACCAATACCACCAAAAGCAACAACAGCACCAGTTGGGCAGTGGGATGATTTAACAGCACCATCAATACCACCAAAAAGCAACAACAGCACCAGTAGGGCAGTTGGACGATTTAATAGCACCACCAATACCACCAAAACTACCAAAACTACCAAAACCACCAAAACCACCAGGAAGACAGTGGAATGA